In Triticum aestivum cultivar Chinese Spring chromosome 5B, IWGSC CS RefSeq v2.1, whole genome shotgun sequence, the following proteins share a genomic window:
- the LOC123117171 gene encoding BTB/POZ and MATH domain-containing protein 3-like, protein MAEQCKISAAMVSEERSYVLKVDGYSRAKALLKSGQCVNSDLFSVGGHDWAVGYYPNGDDDDCTDFISLFLSFESAVAEDVKAKFTFSVLDENGEPVPSYSHTFPLDTFLSKGDNLGCRNFIKKADLEASAHIRDDSLTIKCDLTVIHDEETIVPPSNLHQHLGDLLNSKDAADLTFQVGGQSFSAHRCVLAARSSVFKVELLGPMEESYAASPIEIRDMEADVFKSLLHFIYTDTVAPVLDVVMAGHLLVAADRYNIGKLKMICEEKLCSHIDSGMVATSLALAEQHGFHALKKACLKFLASPSNLEAMMVSDGYEHLKSSCPYVFKELVAGILPAELKAAKDIIMTMWR, encoded by the coding sequence ATGGCAGAGCAATGCAAGATTTCTGCTGCCATGGTATCTGAGGAAAGGTCGTACGTGCTCAAGGTAGATGGATACTCCAGAGCCAAAGCTCTACTCAAGAGCGGCCAGTGCGTGAATTCTGACCTTTTCAGTGTTGGAGGCCACGACTGGGCCGTGGGATATTACCCAAACGGTGACGATGATGATTGTACCGATTTCATATCTCTTTTTCTAAGTTTTGAATCTGCCGTCGCTGAAGATGTGAAGGCGAAATTCACGTTCAGTGTACTTGACGAGAATGGAGAACCGGTGCCTTCATACAGCCATACGTTCCCTTTGGATACCTTCTTAAGCAAAGGTGATAACTTGGGTTGCCGTAACTTCATCAAGAAGGCTGATCTGGAGGCATCGGCGCATATAAGAGACGACAGTCTTACCATCAAGTGCGATCTCACCGTCATCCACGACGAAGAAACAATTGTTCCTCCAAGCAACCTGCACCAGCATCTTGGTGACCTCCTAAACAGCAAGGATGCAGCAGACCTAACCTTTCAGGTCGGTGGACAGAGTTTCTCGGCCCATAGATGTGTCCTCGCTGCTCGGTCATCAGTCTTCAAGGTGGAGCTCCTCGGCCCCATGGAGGAGAGTTATGCAGCTAGCCCTATTGAAATCCGTGACATGGAAGCAGATGTGTTCAAGTCGTTGCTCCATTTCATATACACCGACACAGTTGCTCCTGTGCTGGATGTGGTGATGGCCGGCCATCTACTTGTTGCGGCTGACAGATACAACATTGGCAAGCTGAAGATGATATGCGAGGAGAAATTGTGCAGTCACATTGATTCCGGCATGGTGGCAACTAGTTTGGCATTGGCCGAGCAGCATGGTTTCCATGCTCTCAAAAAAGCTTGTTTAAAGTTCCTTGCTTCTCCGTCCAATTTGGAGGCGATGATGGTGAGTGATGGGTATGAGCATCTGAAATCTAGTTGCCCATATGTTTTCAAGGAGCTTGTAGCTGGAATCCTCCCGGCTGAACTGAAAGCAGCAAAGGATATTATCATGACAATGTGGAGGTAA